A single region of the Rhizobium sp. NLR16a genome encodes:
- a CDS encoding pyrophosphate--fructose-6-phosphate 1-phosphotransferase, whose protein sequence is MAKQKVAMLTAGGLAPCLSSAVGGLIERYSDIAPEIDIVAYKSGYQGVLLGDRIEITGQMRAKAPLLHRYGGSPIGNSRVKLTNAADCVKRGLVKEGENPLRVAAERLADDGITILHTIGGDDTNTTAADLAAYLAANGYDLTVVGLPKTVDNDVVPIRQSLGAWTAAEVGAHFFDNVSNEQTAAPRTLVIHEVMGRHCGWLTAATARSYLQRTSRNQYVDGLLMDAHLKSIDAVYLPEMSFDLDAEAARLKEIMDRTGHATVFVSEGACLDAIVAEREAAGETVKRDAFGHVKIDTINVGAWFQKQFANLLNAERSLVQKSGYFARSAPANGDDLRLIQSMVDLAVESALNKVSGVTGHDEAQNGKLRTIEFPRIKGGKAFDLSTAWFAEVMDNIGQKYKEA, encoded by the coding sequence ATGGCCAAACAGAAAGTCGCAATGCTGACCGCTGGAGGCCTGGCGCCCTGTCTTTCCTCTGCCGTCGGCGGCCTCATTGAACGCTACAGCGACATCGCCCCCGAAATCGACATCGTCGCTTATAAGTCCGGCTATCAGGGCGTGCTGCTCGGTGACCGCATCGAGATCACCGGTCAAATGCGTGCAAAGGCGCCGCTGCTGCACCGCTATGGCGGCTCACCGATCGGCAATAGCCGCGTCAAGCTCACCAATGCCGCCGACTGCGTCAAGCGCGGCCTTGTCAAGGAAGGCGAGAATCCGCTGAGGGTCGCCGCCGAGCGTCTTGCCGATGACGGCATCACCATTCTCCACACGATCGGGGGCGACGACACCAATACGACGGCCGCCGACCTTGCTGCCTACCTCGCCGCCAACGGCTATGACCTGACCGTCGTCGGCTTGCCGAAGACGGTCGACAACGATGTCGTGCCCATCCGCCAATCGCTCGGCGCCTGGACGGCCGCCGAAGTCGGTGCGCATTTCTTCGACAATGTCAGCAACGAGCAGACGGCTGCGCCGCGCACGCTCGTCATCCACGAAGTGATGGGCCGCCATTGCGGCTGGCTGACGGCAGCCACCGCCCGTTCCTATCTTCAGCGCACCAGCCGCAACCAGTATGTCGACGGCCTGCTGATGGACGCGCATCTGAAGAGCATCGACGCCGTCTATCTGCCCGAAATGTCCTTCGACCTCGACGCCGAGGCCGCCCGCCTGAAGGAAATCATGGACCGCACCGGCCATGCCACCGTCTTCGTCTCGGAAGGCGCCTGCCTCGACGCTATCGTCGCCGAGCGTGAAGCTGCGGGTGAGACCGTAAAGCGTGACGCTTTCGGCCACGTGAAGATCGACACGATCAATGTCGGCGCCTGGTTCCAGAAGCAGTTCGCCAACCTCCTGAACGCCGAGCGTTCGCTGGTGCAGAAATCGGGCTATTTCGCTCGCTCGGCCCCGGCCAATGGCGACGACCTCAGGCTGATCCAGAGCATGGTCGATCTCGCCGTCGAAAGCGCGCTCAATAAGGTGTCCGGCGTCACCGGCCATGACGAAGCGCAGAACGGTAAGTTGCGCACTATAGAATTTCCCCGCATCAAAGGTGGCAAAGCTTTCGACCTGTCGACGGCGTGGTTTGCAGAAGTCATGGACAATATAGGGCAGAAATACAAAGAAGCATGA
- a CDS encoding DnaJ family molecular chaperone — protein sequence MSFWEKLLNAIGNTAGNALSAVVEAIRTVFEGDPETRRKVAFSVAIIALSAKMAKADGIVSEKEVEAFREIFEFPEDQAKNVARLYNLARQDVAGYEAYAERLSTLCVTCAANCPVLEDVLDGLFHIAKADGLIHEKELNFLGHIAEIFQMSETRFEQIAARHVSSGGDPYKVLGVSPSDDFPTIRRRYRGLVSEHHPDRLISRGVPKEFHLIANERMAALNAAYAAIEKERRAA from the coding sequence ATGTCCTTCTGGGAAAAATTGTTGAATGCCATTGGCAATACCGCGGGCAATGCGCTCTCCGCGGTGGTCGAGGCTATTCGAACGGTTTTCGAAGGCGATCCCGAGACCCGGCGCAAAGTGGCTTTCTCCGTGGCGATCATTGCGCTTTCGGCCAAGATGGCCAAGGCCGACGGCATCGTCAGCGAGAAAGAGGTCGAGGCTTTCCGCGAGATCTTCGAATTTCCCGAGGATCAGGCCAAGAATGTTGCCAGGCTCTATAATCTCGCACGCCAGGATGTCGCCGGCTACGAAGCCTATGCCGAGCGGCTTTCGACGCTCTGCGTCACCTGCGCGGCCAATTGCCCGGTCCTGGAAGACGTGCTTGACGGCCTGTTCCACATTGCCAAGGCCGATGGGCTGATTCACGAGAAGGAGCTGAATTTCCTCGGCCATATCGCCGAGATCTTCCAGATGAGCGAGACTCGTTTCGAGCAGATCGCAGCTCGCCATGTCTCGTCCGGCGGCGATCCCTACAAGGTGCTCGGCGTGTCGCCTTCCGACGATTTTCCGACGATCCGCCGCCGTTACCGTGGCCTGGTCAGCGAACATCATCCCGATCGACTGATCTCGCGCGGGGTGCCGAAGGAGTTTCATTTGATCGCCAATGAGCGCATGGCGGCGCTGAACGCAGCATATGCGGCGATCGAGAAGGAACGCCGCGCCGCATGA
- a CDS encoding LysE family translocator, which translates to MSLEAWLAFAAASAIMLAIPGPTILLVVSYALGHGRRTAFATVSGVALGDFTAMTASLFGLGAVLATSAALFTLLKWIGGAYLIWLGIKLWRAPVIGEPVADNDNLPEEKSLKIFLHAYVVTALNPKSIVFFVAFVPQFLNPTLPFFGQMAIMEATFLVLAILNAAAYAFLAHSARGLIRKASVQRAVNRTGGTLLIAAGAVTAGYRRIAA; encoded by the coding sequence ATGTCGCTTGAAGCCTGGCTCGCTTTTGCTGCCGCATCCGCCATCATGCTGGCCATACCGGGACCAACGATACTGCTCGTCGTTTCCTATGCGCTTGGCCATGGCCGCCGGACGGCCTTTGCGACGGTGAGCGGCGTGGCGCTTGGCGACTTCACCGCAATGACCGCATCCCTCTTCGGTCTCGGCGCAGTGCTCGCCACCTCCGCCGCCCTCTTCACCCTTTTGAAGTGGATCGGCGGCGCCTACCTGATCTGGCTGGGAATCAAGCTCTGGCGGGCTCCCGTGATTGGCGAGCCGGTCGCCGACAACGACAATCTGCCGGAGGAAAAGTCGCTTAAGATCTTCCTCCACGCCTATGTCGTCACCGCCCTCAATCCGAAGAGTATCGTCTTCTTCGTCGCCTTCGTGCCGCAGTTCCTCAACCCGACCCTGCCCTTCTTCGGGCAGATGGCGATCATGGAAGCGACCTTCCTGGTGCTGGCGATCCTCAACGCCGCTGCCTACGCTTTTCTCGCCCATTCCGCTCGCGGACTGATTCGCAAGGCGAGTGTCCAGCGCGCCGTGAACCGGACCGGCGGCACCCTGCTGATCGCTGCAGGCGCCGTAACGGCTGGGTATCGCCGTATTGCGGCTTGA
- the mraZ gene encoding division/cell wall cluster transcriptional repressor MraZ: MSRFLSNATNRIDAKGRVSVPSAFRSVLAQRNVQELYCFQDFVFPAISVGGSDLLERFERQIAAEDPFSPDANAMSLLIHGGGVFMKLDAEGRLMVTDFIRDFTGISDEVTFVGRADHFQLWQPQAFLAAQAQARGERKLAGKRS; this comes from the coding sequence ATGAGCCGCTTCCTTTCGAACGCGACCAACAGGATCGATGCCAAGGGCAGGGTTTCCGTGCCTTCGGCATTCCGTTCCGTGCTGGCGCAGCGCAACGTCCAGGAGCTCTACTGTTTCCAGGACTTTGTGTTTCCGGCGATCAGCGTCGGCGGCTCGGATCTTCTCGAAAGATTCGAGCGGCAGATTGCTGCGGAAGATCCATTTTCGCCGGATGCGAACGCGATGTCGCTTCTGATCCACGGAGGCGGGGTCTTCATGAAGCTCGATGCCGAGGGGCGGCTGATGGTCACGGATTTCATCCGCGACTTCACCGGCATCTCGGACGAAGTGACCTTCGTCGGTCGAGCGGATCATTTTCAGCTCTGGCAGCCGCAGGCATTCTTGGCTGCGCAGGCGCAGGCACGAGGGGAGCGCAAGCTGGCGGGCAAGCGTTCCTAA
- a CDS encoding FAD-dependent oxidoreductase — MAVDFRFIVIGRGMMGAAAARHLSSMADGVALIGPSEPEDRKVHHGVFASHYDEARITRTFDGNLAWGTFAARALRRYRDIEAKSGISFFSEVGCLFAGPPPKDEQDFLLRALTVSETLGSDIEIVAPAELDRRFPYLAVGPDFSGYFERKRAGHINPRALVRAQARLAEQGGVSLIEATATSVRDTGSHVEVTAGDRSYSAERVLVAAGAFSNFHALLPRPVDLRVMARTVVFYEIGDREMAIFGDMPSTIVLGDREEDHIYILPPVRYLDGKIYLKLGGDTEALSFSRLEEAGTWFRSDGSMAERDHLSRIALRLMPELAGCPVTSAPCVANFTPTGYPYVGFTPSPRIAVLTGGNFVAAKSSDELGRLGAVLLREGRLGDEDFGRELTPVFA, encoded by the coding sequence ATGGCAGTCGATTTCAGGTTCATCGTCATCGGGCGCGGCATGATGGGAGCGGCGGCCGCACGGCATCTCTCTTCCATGGCCGACGGCGTCGCGCTGATCGGCCCTTCGGAGCCGGAGGATCGCAAGGTCCATCACGGCGTTTTTGCCAGCCATTATGACGAAGCGCGCATTACCCGCACCTTCGACGGCAATCTCGCCTGGGGAACTTTCGCCGCGCGGGCGCTCCGGCGCTACCGCGACATCGAGGCGAAGAGCGGCATTTCCTTCTTTTCGGAAGTCGGATGTCTTTTTGCCGGTCCCCCACCGAAGGACGAGCAGGACTTTCTTCTGAGGGCGCTGACCGTCAGCGAGACGCTCGGCAGCGATATCGAGATCGTCGCCCCGGCGGAACTCGACCGGCGTTTTCCCTATCTTGCCGTCGGCCCTGATTTCAGCGGATATTTCGAGCGCAAGCGCGCCGGGCACATCAATCCGCGGGCGCTGGTGCGCGCGCAAGCCAGGCTTGCCGAACAGGGCGGCGTCTCGCTGATCGAGGCGACCGCGACGTCGGTGCGCGACACAGGTTCCCATGTTGAGGTGACGGCCGGTGACAGAAGCTATAGCGCCGAGCGCGTATTGGTCGCGGCCGGCGCTTTCAGCAATTTCCATGCCCTGCTGCCGCGTCCCGTCGATTTGAGAGTGATGGCGCGTACCGTTGTCTTCTACGAAATCGGCGACCGCGAAATGGCGATTTTCGGCGACATGCCATCGACCATCGTGCTCGGCGACCGGGAGGAGGACCACATCTATATTCTGCCGCCGGTGCGTTATCTGGACGGCAAGATCTATCTGAAGCTTGGCGGCGATACCGAGGCGCTTTCCTTCAGCCGGCTGGAAGAGGCCGGCACGTGGTTCCGTTCCGACGGCAGTATGGCCGAGCGCGATCATCTCTCGCGCATCGCCCTGCGACTGATGCCGGAGCTTGCCGGATGCCCGGTCACGTCGGCTCCGTGCGTGGCGAATTTCACCCCGACCGGTTATCCTTACGTCGGCTTCACGCCGTCGCCGCGGATCGCGGTGCTGACTGGCGGCAATTTCGTCGCGGCCAAATCTTCCGACGAACTCGGGCGTCTCGGCGCCGTGCTTCTCAGGGAAGGGCGGCTCGGGGATGAGGATTTCGGCCGCGAGCTGACGCCGGTCTTCGCTTGA
- a CDS encoding FAD-dependent oxidoreductase — protein sequence MAVDFKYIVVGRGLMGAAAARHLARQTDGVAVIGPDEPDDRKAHEGVFASHYDEGRITRTIDPDRNWALLANRSIGRYGEIANESGIDFYREAGCVVVAPDRGDYLERTRQAAVSLGIETRLLDAGGLKTAFPFFAFPAGSAGVFEARGAGHISPRKLVKAQSLLAERAGATVIRDHVVWIREEDGLASVKTAGGLSYRGEKVLLAAGGFSIAENLLPRPVAMTVYGRTVTLFEIGEADALRLAAMPSLILDVPGTHIYLLPPIRYPDRKFYLKIGGDPDDLILHNDIEMRAWFKTEGRESVRSHLQRFVADLVPDMAPLSISTAACVVSYTESGYPMIGYTSSPAIAVLTGCAGTSAKSSDEIGRLGAELLLSGRISEQGYSTDFTPNFR from the coding sequence ATGGCAGTCGATTTCAAATATATCGTCGTCGGCCGCGGGCTGATGGGAGCCGCCGCCGCGCGGCATCTGGCGCGGCAGACGGATGGTGTCGCGGTAATCGGCCCGGACGAGCCTGACGATCGCAAGGCGCATGAAGGCGTTTTCGCCAGCCATTACGACGAGGGGCGCATTACCCGCACCATCGATCCCGACCGCAACTGGGCGCTGCTCGCCAATCGCTCGATCGGTCGCTACGGCGAGATCGCGAACGAGAGCGGCATCGACTTCTATCGGGAGGCCGGCTGCGTCGTCGTCGCGCCTGATAGAGGCGATTATCTCGAAAGGACTCGGCAGGCCGCCGTTTCGCTCGGCATCGAGACCAGGCTTCTGGACGCGGGCGGATTGAAGACCGCATTTCCCTTCTTTGCCTTTCCCGCCGGCAGTGCAGGTGTGTTCGAGGCGAGGGGCGCCGGACATATCAGCCCGCGCAAACTGGTCAAGGCACAATCTCTGCTGGCAGAAAGGGCAGGCGCGACTGTCATCCGAGATCATGTGGTCTGGATCCGCGAGGAGGACGGGCTGGCGAGCGTCAAGACTGCCGGGGGCCTCAGCTATCGCGGTGAAAAGGTGCTGCTGGCAGCGGGCGGATTTTCCATTGCCGAAAATCTCTTGCCACGGCCTGTTGCCATGACGGTTTATGGCCGGACCGTAACGCTGTTCGAGATCGGCGAGGCTGATGCGCTCCGCCTTGCGGCGATGCCGTCGCTCATTCTCGACGTGCCCGGCACCCATATCTATCTGCTGCCGCCGATCCGTTATCCCGATCGCAAATTCTACCTGAAGATTGGCGGCGATCCCGACGATCTGATCTTACACAACGACATCGAGATGCGGGCCTGGTTCAAGACCGAAGGGCGAGAGAGCGTGCGCTCGCATCTGCAGCGCTTCGTCGCCGACCTTGTGCCCGATATGGCGCCGCTGTCGATTTCGACGGCCGCCTGCGTCGTCTCCTATACGGAAAGCGGCTATCCGATGATCGGCTATACCTCTTCGCCTGCGATCGCGGTGCTGACGGGCTGCGCCGGCACCTCGGCGAAGAGTTCGGACGAAATCGGCAGACTCGGCGCGGAGCTGCTTTTGTCGGGCAGAATCAGCGAACAGGGCTACTCCACGGATTTCACACCTAATTTCCGTTAG
- a CDS encoding lytic transglycosylase domain-containing protein yields the protein MKEFIIGAAACLGMLLAGYNFASANDDWGVRAETIPLKTVDRQSGYAMPDFSNSIPYAALINKYAAEYNVPVALAQAVVRVESNFNPKARGSAGEIGLMQIKPATARMMGYSGTRKGLFDPETNIKYGMKYLAAAHQLGGGQTCNTILKYNAGHGATRMNPVSKTYCGKVLAMLD from the coding sequence ATGAAAGAGTTTATTATTGGTGCTGCGGCATGCCTTGGCATGCTGCTGGCGGGGTATAACTTTGCCTCGGCTAATGATGACTGGGGCGTCAGGGCCGAAACCATCCCGCTGAAAACCGTCGATCGACAGAGCGGCTATGCCATGCCCGATTTCTCCAACAGCATTCCCTATGCTGCGCTGATCAACAAATATGCGGCTGAATACAACGTTCCGGTGGCGCTCGCCCAGGCGGTCGTTCGCGTCGAGAGCAATTTCAATCCGAAGGCACGCGGCAGCGCCGGCGAAATCGGCCTGATGCAGATCAAGCCGGCAACGGCCAGGATGATGGGATATTCCGGCACGCGCAAAGGCCTGTTCGATCCCGAGACCAACATCAAATACGGCATGAAGTATCTGGCGGCCGCCCACCAGCTCGGCGGCGGGCAGACCTGCAACACCATCCTCAAATATAATGCCGGCCATGGCGCAACGCGCATGAATCCGGTGTCGAAGACTTATTGCGGCAAGGTCCTGGCGATGCTCGACTGA
- a CDS encoding N-acetylmuramoyl-L-alanine amidase translates to MTSFEADYRGACVRPSPNRGERAGGRRPDMILLHYTGMPTADGALDWLCREESQVSSHYFVHENGEVIQLVPEARRAWHAGKSSWHGESDINSLSIGIEIANAGHPGGLPDYPKEQIAAVIELCRDCVKRWSIVPERVLGHSDVAPIRKVDPGEKFPWAELHRAGVGHWVEPATITGGRFFQRGDAGQPVEALQSMLSLYGYSTEITGKFSEKTAGDVEAFQRHFRPERVDGIADFSTIDTLHRLLSALPRFS, encoded by the coding sequence ATGACCTCTTTCGAGGCCGATTATCGAGGCGCTTGCGTGCGGCCATCGCCCAACCGAGGCGAGCGGGCGGGCGGGCGTCGTCCCGATATGATCCTCCTGCATTATACCGGGATGCCGACGGCCGATGGCGCGCTCGACTGGCTGTGTCGGGAAGAGAGTCAGGTTTCCAGCCATTATTTCGTGCATGAGAATGGCGAGGTGATCCAGCTTGTGCCGGAGGCGCGGCGCGCCTGGCATGCCGGCAAGAGCAGCTGGCACGGCGAGAGCGATATCAATTCGCTGTCGATCGGCATTGAAATCGCCAATGCCGGCCATCCCGGCGGTCTTCCCGATTATCCGAAAGAGCAGATCGCAGCAGTCATCGAATTGTGTCGTGACTGTGTCAAACGTTGGTCGATTGTGCCGGAAAGAGTGCTCGGGCATTCCGATGTCGCACCGATTCGCAAGGTTGATCCTGGCGAGAAATTCCCTTGGGCCGAGCTTCATCGGGCGGGTGTGGGCCATTGGGTCGAGCCGGCGACGATCACCGGCGGGCGTTTCTTCCAGCGCGGGGACGCCGGCCAGCCGGTGGAAGCGCTGCAGTCAATGCTGTCGCTTTACGGTTACAGCACTGAAATTACGGGCAAATTCTCCGAAAAGACGGCCGGCGACGTGGAAGCCTTCCAGCGCCATTTCCGGCCCGAACGGGTGGACGGGATCGCCGATTTCTCGACGATCGACACGCTGCACCGGCTGCTGTCGGCGCTACCGCGATTTTCCTGA